In Desulfobacteraceae bacterium, a genomic segment contains:
- a CDS encoding Hsp20/alpha crystallin family protein, giving the protein MDLLPLKPFSAELSNFRKEMDRLWKRFFGDVPFAPGFLEGWAPTVDISETPKEFIVKAELAGVEPKDVEVSLSGDLLTIRGEKKKEEEEKDAEHYFAERYWGTFQRSFKLPAPVQEDKIEATFKKGVLKIRLPKVAEAQHKKIQIQIK; this is encoded by the coding sequence ATGGATCTTCTGCCCTTAAAGCCCTTCAGTGCCGAACTCAGCAATTTTCGCAAGGAGATGGACCGCCTCTGGAAACGCTTTTTCGGGGATGTGCCCTTTGCCCCCGGCTTTTTGGAGGGCTGGGCGCCCACCGTGGATATCTCCGAAACCCCGAAGGAATTCATCGTCAAGGCCGAGCTGGCGGGCGTTGAACCCAAGGACGTGGAGGTCAGTCTCTCCGGCGACCTGCTGACCATACGGGGGGAGAAGAAAAAGGAGGAGGAGGAAAAGGACGCCGAGCACTACTTCGCGGAGCGCTACTGGGGGACTTTCCAGCGTTCCTTCAAGCTGCCCGCACCGGTGCAGGAGGACAAGATCGAGGCCACCTTCAAGAAAGGGGTCCTGAAAATCCGGCTGCCCAAGGTGGCCGAGGCCCAGCACAAGAAGATCCAGATCCAGATCAAGTAA